From Gigantopelta aegis isolate Gae_Host unplaced genomic scaffold, Gae_host_genome ctg4526_pilon_pilon:::debris, whole genome shotgun sequence, a single genomic window includes:
- the LOC121392798 gene encoding ctenidin-3-like, producing the protein MMKLVILALACLSLASAGFIKPYGYGGYGRGYGGYGGGWGGMGGGWGGLGGGGGGLGGGGGWGGFGGGGGWGGFGGGYGGGWGGLGGFGGRYGGGYGYGKKMYY; encoded by the coding sequence ATGATGAAACTCGTAATCCTCGCCCTGGCCTGCCTGTCTCTGGCAAGTGCTGGCTTCATCAAGCCTTATGGTTATGGCGGATATGGCAGAGGATATGGTGGATATGGCGGCGGCTGGGGAGGAATGGGCGGCGGCTGGGGAGGACTGGGCGGCGGCGGGGGAGGACTGGGCGGCGGCGGAGGCTGGGGAGGATTTGGCGGCGGCGGAGGCTGGGGAGGATTTGGCGGAGGATATGGCGGCGGCTGGGGCGGCTTAGGTGGCTTTGGAGGCAGATACGGCGGCGGATACGGATACGGCAAGAAAATGTACTATTAG